In Chitinispirillales bacterium ANBcel5, a single window of DNA contains:
- a CDS encoding glycosyltransferase family 2 protein: MTSYPKNSTNNLPLVSLLILNWNGEDLLEECIDSLRKTEYCAIEIIIVDNASTDKSVEIISQYKDIRLVVNSTNLGYSAGNNVGFQHARGKYVVTLNNDMIVEPNWLNSPIKFLEKNPGIGVISCRQMNYYCREKIDGLYHTIKADLSLMPYGFKTTFNSNMTLTSKPGYVISANGGSAIIRKSLIDQLGGFDPDFFAYMEETDFCLRAFLHGWKCLYDPEAVVYHREGYSFKKINALRYYYRERNRIWLLYKNYPTQLLLKRSLFILLMELRVIRVFLLKLGKPGLYLKARIDAFRGLKRYKEIRNENVSLFKIHKKEFLNFQQRKKIEIS, encoded by the coding sequence ATGACCTCATATCCAAAAAATTCTACCAATAACCTTCCGCTTGTTTCTTTGCTTATCCTAAACTGGAATGGCGAAGATCTGTTGGAAGAGTGTATTGACTCTTTACGGAAAACAGAATATTGTGCTATCGAAATTATTATCGTTGATAATGCCTCAACAGATAAATCCGTAGAGATCATTTCTCAATATAAAGACATACGCCTTGTGGTTAACTCAACCAATCTTGGCTATTCGGCTGGAAACAATGTAGGTTTTCAGCATGCCAGAGGCAAGTATGTAGTAACCTTAAATAATGACATGATAGTAGAACCAAACTGGCTCAATTCCCCTATAAAATTTTTAGAGAAAAATCCAGGTATTGGAGTTATCAGTTGCCGTCAAATGAATTATTATTGCCGGGAAAAAATCGATGGATTGTACCATACAATTAAAGCCGATCTAAGCTTAATGCCGTACGGTTTTAAAACCACCTTTAATAGCAATATGACTTTAACATCCAAGCCGGGTTACGTTATCAGTGCTAATGGCGGATCCGCAATAATCAGAAAGAGCCTTATAGATCAACTTGGTGGTTTTGATCCTGATTTTTTCGCTTACATGGAAGAAACTGACTTTTGCCTTCGAGCTTTTTTACATGGCTGGAAGTGCCTTTATGATCCTGAAGCTGTTGTTTACCACCGTGAGGGCTACAGTTTCAAAAAAATCAATGCTTTGAGATATTATTACAGAGAAAGAAACAGAATATGGTTATTGTACAAAAATTATCCAACCCAATTACTGTTAAAACGTTCATTGTTTATTCTTCTAATGGAGCTAAGGGTCATTAGAGTGTTTCTTCTAAAGCTGGGTAAACCCGGATTATATCTTAAGGCACGCATTGATGCCTTTAGAGGTTTAAAACGTTACAAAGAGATCAGAAATGAAAATGTTTCTTTATTTAAAATACACAAAAAAGAGTTCTTGAACTTTCAACAGAGAAAAAAAATCGAGATCTCTTAA
- a CDS encoding glycosyltransferase family 1 protein: MQIGIDIKTLRNKRAGIQNYVIELLDKLQSIDTQNNYILYEPSKTDYTIKNRKWKRVLIRSRLPGTLWMQFRLPRRVKKDNVDVLWCPEGISPLRKIKGCKIITSIHDFTFIHYPHTMRKWSFLMLKLFSRRTFSISDMITTNSNFTKRELFSLYNQVILPPVRTVPCGSPYWSKPGDYRPEKRSNHLLFVGSIEPRKNIVKLIEAMENLKSRGLIVPLHIIGLRGWKNSSVKEKIMHSSCRDTLILKGYLTESQLKAEYLNCKAFIFPSIYEGFGLPVLEAISLDCLVLTSKDTVMQEVAKEHALYFDPKDPLDIANAIWKIYEDRFDRTKYLKRSNKLLKEYSWDNSAEKLLLLFKSCLSR, encoded by the coding sequence ATGCAAATTGGAATAGACATTAAGACACTGCGCAACAAAAGGGCAGGGATTCAGAACTATGTAATTGAGCTGCTAGATAAACTTCAGAGTATAGATACACAGAATAATTACATCTTATACGAACCCAGTAAAACAGATTATACAATAAAAAACAGAAAATGGAAGCGGGTTCTGATTCGATCACGTTTACCTGGAACTCTGTGGATGCAATTTAGGCTTCCACGCAGGGTAAAAAAGGATAATGTGGATGTTTTATGGTGTCCTGAAGGGATTTCTCCTTTAAGAAAAATTAAGGGATGTAAAATAATTACAAGTATTCATGATTTTACCTTTATTCACTATCCACATACAATGCGTAAGTGGTCTTTTTTAATGTTAAAATTATTCTCCAGAAGAACGTTTTCTATTTCCGATATGATCACTACCAACTCCAATTTCACCAAAAGAGAGCTCTTTTCTTTATACAACCAAGTGATACTTCCCCCTGTTAGGACTGTTCCGTGCGGCTCTCCATACTGGAGTAAACCGGGAGATTACAGACCTGAAAAAAGATCCAATCACTTGCTTTTTGTGGGTAGCATTGAACCAAGAAAGAATATAGTTAAGCTTATAGAAGCGATGGAGAATTTGAAATCCAGGGGGCTGATTGTACCATTGCATATTATTGGCCTCAGGGGGTGGAAAAATTCAAGTGTTAAAGAAAAAATAATGCATAGTAGCTGCAGGGATACACTTATTTTAAAAGGATATCTGACTGAATCACAGTTGAAAGCAGAGTATCTCAACTGTAAGGCTTTCATTTTTCCAAGTATTTACGAAGGCTTTGGACTTCCTGTTCTTGAAGCCATTAGTCTGGATTGCTTGGTATTAACATCAAAAGACACTGTTATGCAAGAAGTAGCAAAAGAGCATGCTCTCTATTTTGATCCTAAAGATCCCCTTGACATAGCAAATGCCATTTGGAAAATCTATGAAGATCGCTTTGATCGGACAAAGTACCTAAAAAGGTCCAATAAATTGCTGAAAGAATATTCGTGGGATAATTCTGCTGAAAAGCTTTTACTACTATTCAAGTCTTGTTTAAGTAGGTGA
- a CDS encoding glycosyltransferase family 2 protein, translating to MIEDPVDILLSTYNGQLYLSDLLCSIERQSYKNWRLFIRDDQSSDKTVRIIKEFKSKHNKKVIIIPTNNQRLGVISSFSRLLENSTSDLIMLCDQDDIWNENKILSMVESLHFHIRAHNLKRTTPILLFSDLQIIDSNEKVIYNSFWEKENIKITCISDLYINFFRNFSPGCNMLFNRALLTKTLPFPPEAVVHDWWISLNAAYSGKIFGINKKLMKYRVHSHNVIGISTESESPSWFLFRVRNIPRFLSTHQKLIKQAKRFCSLNNLRFSYFFYFFKLLLWFKFHRNK from the coding sequence ATGATTGAAGACCCTGTAGACATTTTGCTTTCAACTTATAATGGACAGCTTTACCTGTCCGATTTGCTATGTTCAATTGAACGGCAATCGTATAAAAACTGGAGGCTTTTTATACGAGACGACCAATCATCTGATAAAACAGTTAGGATAATCAAAGAATTTAAATCGAAGCACAATAAAAAAGTTATTATTATACCAACCAACAATCAGCGTTTGGGTGTCATATCCAGTTTTTCACGTTTGCTTGAAAACAGTACTTCTGATTTAATTATGCTTTGTGATCAGGATGATATTTGGAATGAAAACAAAATACTGTCAATGGTTGAATCACTTCATTTTCACATCAGGGCTCATAACCTTAAAAGAACTACACCCATACTACTTTTTTCTGACCTGCAAATAATAGATTCAAATGAAAAGGTCATTTATAATTCTTTCTGGGAAAAAGAAAACATAAAAATTACCTGCATTTCAGATCTCTATATAAATTTTTTCAGAAACTTTTCTCCTGGGTGTAACATGTTATTTAACCGTGCCCTTTTAACTAAAACATTACCCTTTCCACCTGAAGCAGTAGTACATGACTGGTGGATATCGCTGAATGCAGCTTACAGCGGTAAAATTTTTGGGATTAATAAAAAACTTATGAAATACAGAGTACATTCTCACAATGTAATTGGAATATCTACTGAGTCAGAATCACCATCATGGTTTTTATTCAGGGTAAGAAATATCCCCAGATTTCTTTCTACTCATCAAAAACTTATAAAACAAGCCAAACGTTTTTGCTCTCTTAATAATCTTAGGTTCAGCTATTTTTTTTACTTTTTTAAACTATTGTTATGGTTCAAATTTCATCGTAATAAATAA